In Anaerobacillus isosaccharinicus, one genomic interval encodes:
- a CDS encoding TIGR01457 family HAD-type hydrolase: MKHYEGYLIDLDGTMYRGKEKIEEAVEFVKELAAREIPYLFVTNNSSKTCAQVAEHLLEMGIPATQKHVFTTSIATAKFIAEEKQHASVYMIGEEGLKDAIEKQGFTIKDEDVDYVVVGIDREITYEKLAKACLAVRGGAKFISTNGDIALPTERGLMPGNGSITSVITVSTETAPIFIGKPESIIVDQALEVIGTPREKTVMVGDNYNTDIMAGINANMDTIMVHTGVTSKEQLSTYKKQPTFSIDSLSEWKFL, encoded by the coding sequence ATGAAGCATTATGAAGGTTATTTAATTGATTTAGACGGGACAATGTACCGTGGAAAAGAAAAAATTGAAGAAGCGGTGGAGTTTGTAAAGGAGTTGGCAGCAAGAGAGATTCCCTATCTTTTTGTTACCAATAATTCCTCTAAAACTTGTGCTCAAGTAGCAGAACACCTTTTGGAGATGGGGATTCCCGCTACCCAAAAGCATGTGTTTACAACAAGTATTGCCACAGCAAAGTTTATTGCTGAAGAAAAACAACATGCATCTGTTTATATGATCGGTGAAGAAGGGTTAAAAGATGCTATCGAAAAACAAGGCTTCACGATTAAAGATGAAGATGTAGATTATGTTGTGGTCGGCATTGATCGAGAGATAACCTACGAAAAGTTAGCAAAAGCATGTTTGGCTGTACGAGGAGGGGCGAAGTTTATTTCCACAAATGGAGATATTGCGTTACCTACAGAAAGAGGTCTAATGCCAGGAAACGGTTCTATTACTTCGGTCATCACTGTATCAACGGAAACAGCGCCAATTTTTATTGGTAAACCAGAATCAATTATTGTAGACCAAGCTCTAGAAGTTATCGGTACTCCAAGAGAAAAAACGGTTATGGTAGGCGACAACTATAATACAGACATTATGGCGGGGATTAATGCCAATATGGATACAATCATGGTCCATACAGGTGTAACCTCAAAAGAACAGCTTTCAACCTACAAAAAACAACCAACCTTCTCAATTGACTCCTTGAGCGAGTGGAAGTTTCTTTAA
- a CDS encoding YhcN/YlaJ family sporulation lipoprotein yields the protein MKKLVLAITLCFVTFATGCQALMENDSPIAKDNQELFNSKNRSEFTVINPDKDYHQIQRFGYVRHQPETALPRGGRNPQIAVYDPELLADAISKLAVLIPDVNDVATLVTDQNVLIAYETTSEDRFMTADQVKQTAMSCVPRFFNVYVSDQPEMIKNIERFGSLTSRTENVQEVLEHTIEEMLQSPQGRRMSASENENGENDVNMRGYSDMYNRYDQIKRNN from the coding sequence GTGAAAAAATTAGTATTAGCAATAACTCTTTGTTTCGTAACGTTCGCTACAGGATGCCAAGCTTTGATGGAAAACGATTCACCGATTGCAAAGGACAATCAAGAACTTTTTAATAGTAAGAACCGAAGTGAATTTACTGTTATTAATCCTGATAAAGACTATCATCAGATTCAACGCTTCGGTTATGTACGTCATCAACCAGAAACTGCGTTACCAAGAGGTGGGAGAAATCCACAAATTGCAGTTTATGACCCAGAGCTTTTAGCTGATGCCATTAGTAAATTGGCTGTTCTTATTCCAGATGTCAATGATGTCGCTACATTAGTGACAGACCAAAATGTATTAATTGCTTATGAAACTACATCTGAGGATCGCTTTATGACCGCTGATCAAGTAAAACAAACAGCTATGAGTTGTGTCCCCAGGTTCTTTAACGTTTACGTTTCAGACCAACCTGAGATGATTAAGAATATTGAACGCTTCGGAAGCCTAACTTCTAGAACAGAAAATGTTCAAGAGGTATTAGAGCATACGATCGAAGAAATGCTCCAATCGCCTCAAGGGAGACGAATGAGCGCTAGTGAAAATGAAAATGGTGAAAACGATGTAAACATGCGCGGGTATTCAGACATGTACAATCGTTATGACCAAATAAAGCGAAACAACTAA
- a CDS encoding phosphatidylglycerophosphatase A: protein MKKEMDIVEKTARDWLTKRGVTLDDIADLVYFLQVKYHTDLKIEDCRENVDRVLAKREVQNALLTGIQLDMLAEKNLIEPPLLDIIQRDEGLYGVDEIIALSIVNVYGSIGFTNYGYIDKQKPGILEKLNDKDSKECHTFLDDIVGAIAAAASSRLAHRAANVE from the coding sequence ATGAAAAAAGAGATGGATATCGTAGAAAAAACAGCTAGGGATTGGTTAACTAAACGAGGTGTTACTTTAGATGACATCGCCGATCTAGTCTACTTCCTTCAAGTAAAGTACCATACAGACTTAAAAATTGAGGACTGCCGCGAGAACGTAGACCGAGTGCTAGCAAAACGCGAGGTTCAAAATGCCCTTTTAACTGGAATTCAATTAGATATGCTAGCTGAAAAAAATCTAATCGAACCACCGTTACTAGACATAATTCAAAGAGACGAAGGCTTATATGGGGTAGATGAAATTATCGCCCTCTCCATCGTGAACGTTTATGGTTCAATTGGCTTTACAAATTACGGTTATATTGATAAACAAAAACCTGGCATCTTAGAAAAATTGAATGATAAAGATAGCAAAGAATGTCATACATTTTTAGACGATATTGTCGGTGCTATCGCCGCAGCTGCCTCAAGTCGCCTCGCCCATCGAGCAGCGAACGTGGAGTAA
- the glpX gene encoding class II fructose-bisphosphatase, translating into MERELALEIVRVTEAAALASAQWMGRGKKNEADNAATSAMRAMFDSVNMNGTVVIGEGELDEAPMLYIGEVLGNGNGPQVDIAVDPLEGTSIVAKGHPNAMAVVAIGDKGCLLHAPDMYMEKIAVGPKAAGLVRLDDPIEKTIDIIAKMTNKRVQDVTVIIQERKRHDEIIDRVRKKGARVKLFGDGDVGAAIATALPQTGIDLFIGIGGAPEGVISAAALKALGGDMQARLVPMNDEEVERCKRMGLEDPTQILQLEDLVRGDDAIFAATGVSSGELLEGVRFLGGDLVETDSIVMRAKTKTVRYIKAHHHLSNKPHLVME; encoded by the coding sequence GTGGAACGTGAATTAGCGTTAGAAATTGTTCGTGTAACTGAAGCAGCTGCACTAGCTAGCGCCCAATGGATGGGCCGTGGAAAGAAAAATGAGGCTGATAATGCAGCGACTAGTGCGATGAGAGCGATGTTCGATTCTGTAAACATGAACGGAACGGTTGTTATTGGCGAAGGAGAGCTTGATGAGGCTCCTATGTTATATATTGGCGAAGTACTTGGTAATGGAAATGGACCTCAAGTTGATATTGCCGTTGATCCATTAGAAGGGACAAGCATCGTTGCAAAAGGACATCCTAATGCTATGGCTGTTGTAGCCATTGGTGACAAAGGCTGCTTGCTTCACGCCCCAGATATGTACATGGAAAAAATTGCAGTTGGACCTAAAGCTGCAGGGCTAGTTCGTCTTGACGATCCAATTGAAAAAACAATTGATATCATCGCAAAAATGACAAATAAACGTGTTCAAGATGTAACAGTCATTATCCAAGAACGCAAACGTCACGACGAAATTATTGACCGTGTTCGTAAAAAAGGCGCTCGTGTAAAACTGTTTGGTGACGGTGATGTTGGTGCAGCAATTGCAACAGCTCTACCTCAAACTGGTATCGATCTTTTTATTGGTATTGGTGGTGCTCCAGAGGGTGTCATTTCAGCGGCTGCGCTAAAAGCTCTTGGTGGCGATATGCAAGCAAGACTTGTACCAATGAATGATGAGGAAGTTGAACGTTGCAAACGAATGGGGTTAGAAGACCCAACACAAATTTTACAACTAGAAGACTTAGTTCGTGGTGACGATGCTATTTTTGCAGCTACAGGAGTTTCTTCAGGAGAGTTACTTGAAGGTGTTCGTTTCCTAGGCGGAGATTTAGTTGAAACAGATTCAATCGTGATGCGTGCAAAAACAAAAACTGTTCGTTACATTAAAGCCCACCACCATTTATCTAACAAACCACATTTGGTGATGGAGTAA
- a CDS encoding helix-turn-helix transcriptional regulator → MANQVSTRDQILSLLKVNKQLTVSEMANQLDITEMAVRRHLNTLERDNIISTTLVRQAMGRPTNVYYLTKTGQEMFPRNYATLTVDLLRDLEDLNGKEVVEQLFERRKERMKEKYGSRIMDHKTLDEKIAELARLQNEHGYMVEWEKDEEGNYLFKEYNCPISEIAQEYPVACKCELSLFQELLGTDQVDCEVCMATDAEPHCFYKIKPKNN, encoded by the coding sequence ATGGCAAACCAAGTTTCTACTCGTGATCAAATCTTAAGTTTATTGAAAGTAAATAAACAACTTACAGTTTCTGAAATGGCAAACCAACTCGATATTACAGAAATGGCAGTACGCCGGCATTTAAATACATTAGAACGAGATAATATTATTAGCACAACGCTAGTTCGCCAAGCAATGGGACGTCCGACAAATGTTTATTATTTAACAAAAACAGGACAAGAGATGTTCCCACGAAACTATGCGACTTTAACCGTAGATTTACTTAGAGATCTTGAAGATCTAAATGGTAAAGAAGTGGTTGAACAATTATTCGAGCGAAGAAAAGAACGTATGAAGGAAAAGTATGGTTCACGCATAATGGATCATAAAACGCTTGATGAAAAAATTGCTGAACTAGCCCGTCTTCAGAATGAGCACGGTTACATGGTTGAATGGGAAAAAGACGAGGAAGGGAATTACCTTTTCAAAGAATATAATTGCCCAATCTCAGAAATAGCTCAAGAATATCCTGTAGCATGTAAGTGTGAATTGTCTCTGTTCCAAGAACTTTTAGGTACAGACCAAGTCGACTGTGAAGTGTGTATGGCTACAGACGCTGAACCTCACTGTTTCTATAAGATTAAGCCAAAAAATAATTAG
- a CDS encoding DUF3055 domain-containing protein: MAERFYLYDETEQTKTRFVSFMGENQRFDIAIMSTSRYYGKQIVLDMQSNRLAIIGTDDLEEPGYIEHAFNLDEKDAEDLRSYLYEVIG, translated from the coding sequence ATGGCTGAACGTTTTTATCTTTATGATGAGACTGAACAGACGAAAACGCGTTTCGTTAGTTTTATGGGAGAAAATCAACGGTTTGATATTGCAATCATGTCAACATCGCGCTATTATGGCAAACAAATTGTCCTTGATATGCAGTCTAATCGTCTTGCAATTATAGGTACAGATGATTTAGAAGAGCCTGGTTATATTGAACACGCGTTTAACCTAGATGAAAAAGATGCCGAAGATCTTCGCAGCTATCTTTATGAAGTGATCGGATAG
- the hepT gene encoding type VII toxin-antitoxin system HepT family RNase toxin, translated as MYFVDRKTIDAKLSIMDEYLQFYNSKTDWSSFEDKLSLERVVHIVIEAIIDVGNSIIDGFVMRDPGSYEDIIEILLDEKVIDENDATSFKKVVALRTMVVRDYTKVDHELVKQIFTDNAKSLINFAPSVHKYLKNELGHVTAFIPE; from the coding sequence ATGTATTTTGTTGATCGTAAAACAATCGATGCAAAACTTTCGATTATGGATGAGTACTTACAATTTTATAATAGTAAAACCGATTGGTCTTCATTTGAGGACAAGCTATCTTTAGAACGAGTTGTACATATTGTCATCGAAGCAATCATTGATGTAGGAAATAGCATTATTGACGGGTTTGTTATGAGGGACCCAGGAAGTTATGAAGACATTATTGAAATTTTACTTGATGAAAAAGTGATTGATGAAAATGATGCTACAAGCTTTAAAAAAGTAGTCGCACTCAGAACAATGGTTGTTCGTGACTATACAAAGGTAGATCACGAACTAGTAAAGCAAATATTTACGGACAATGCAAAATCCCTAATCAACTTTGCACCTTCCGTTCACAAATATTTAAAAAACGAATTAGGACATGTAACCGCGTTTATTCCTGAATAA
- a CDS encoding YutD family protein encodes MIRVQGVSFEVIEEHREAWDEEAFKARYSDVLNKYDYIVGDWGYSQLRLRGFFEDNNRKATYDSKISTFPEYLFEYCNFGCPYFVLRRVKEERSNTKKAKEPEKDLVTE; translated from the coding sequence ATGATCCGTGTACAAGGAGTAAGCTTTGAAGTAATTGAAGAACATAGAGAAGCTTGGGATGAGGAAGCATTTAAAGCTAGATATAGTGATGTTTTAAATAAATATGATTACATCGTTGGTGATTGGGGTTATAGCCAGCTTCGTTTACGAGGTTTTTTTGAGGATAACAATCGAAAAGCTACATACGATTCGAAAATCAGTACGTTTCCAGAGTACTTGTTCGAATATTGTAACTTTGGCTGTCCATACTTTGTGTTACGACGTGTAAAGGAAGAACGTAGTAATACTAAAAAAGCAAAAGAGCCGGAAAAAGATTTAGTAACTGAATGA